A part of Dioscorea cayenensis subsp. rotundata cultivar TDr96_F1 unplaced genomic scaffold, TDr96_F1_v2_PseudoChromosome.rev07_lg8_w22 25.fasta BLBR01000116.1, whole genome shotgun sequence genomic DNA contains:
- the LOC120253572 gene encoding LOW QUALITY PROTEIN: protein PHOX1-like (The sequence of the model RefSeq protein was modified relative to this genomic sequence to represent the inferred CDS: deleted 5 bases in 5 codons) — protein MGRPAGKKKRQSVGGGRSNESTPKHKSSETNPRVFDDDMNIFIEMAQELKEEGNRLFQKRDHEGALLKYEKAVKLLPKNHADVAYFRSNIAACYMQMGAGEYPRAIDECNLALEVSPKYSKALLKRARCFEACDQLELAFKDVDAVLSVEPHNLMALEICQRIKEESEKKGIKLEERAVVAQEEHVVVKEKSLRKKKSHKVEDKAVVEEGLCGNGKDEATRIVKEDKKIVVKEEPALVVDEEPAKVVKLVFGEDIRVAQLPANCSLLQLREVIRNRFPKTRALLIKYRDKEGDLVTITTTEELRWAEESADPHGSVRLYLVEVDPGLEPVVEEEGKASEGRGLEVNQNHISENGSTVFDDDKSSSTYIDHWIVQFARLFKNHVGFDSDAYLYLHELGMKLYSEAMEDAVTSEEAQEIFDITADKFQEMAALALFNWGNVHMSRARKRLFLSEDASRATMLAQIKSAYEWAKAEYIKAGKRYEEALKIKTDFYEGLLALGQQQFEQAKLSWYYAIGSKVDLDTWPSSEVLELFNSAEENMEKGTEMWEEMEEQRLMELRKPTKDKTLLQKMGLDKLFKELSTDEAAEQATSMRSQINLLWGTMLYERSVVEFKLGFPIWEECLVAAVEKFKLAGASPSDIAVMVKNHCSNETAQEGLGFKIDEIVQAWNDMYDAKRWISGVPSFRLEPLFQRRVPRLHGILEHIIYHKSFPAARDHIYGHKQEQQG, from the exons ATGGGGAGGCCGGCGgggaagaagaagaggcaaTCAGTGGGAGGAGGGAGATCGAATGAGTCGACGCCGAAGCACAAGTCCAGTGAAACAAACCCTAGAGTGTTTGATGATGATATGAATATCTTCATTGAGATGGCGCAGGAGTTGAAGGAAGAGGGGAACCGTTTGTTTCAGAAGAGGGACCATGAGGGAGCTTTGCTCAAGTATGAGAAGGCTGTGAAGCTGCTTCCCAAGAACCATGCTGATGTTGCATACTTCAGGAGCAATATTGCTGCTTGTTATATGCAGATGGGGGCCGGA GAGTATCCTCGTGCCATTGATGAATGTAATTTGGCTCTTGAGGTTTCCCCA AAGTATAGCAAGGCTCTGTTGAAGCGGGCGAGGTGTTTCGAAGCTTGTGATCAGTTGGAGTTGGCGTTTAAGGATGTGGATGCGGTGCTGAGTGTGGAGCCGCATAATCTTATGGCTTTGGAGATCTGTCAGAGGATTAAGGAGGAATCAGAGAAGAAGGGTATCAAGTTGGAGGAGAGGGCTGTTGTGGCTCAAGAAGAGCATGTTGTTGTTAAAGAGAAGTCgttgaggaagaagaagagccATAAGGTTGAGGATAAGGCTGTGGTGGAGGAGGGGCTGTGTGGTAATGGCAAAGATGAAGCTACAAGGATTGTCAAGGAAGATAAGAAAATTGTTGTTAAGGAAGAACCGGCTTTGGTTGTTGACGAAGAGCCTGCAAAAGTTGTGAAATTGGTGTTTGGAGAGGATATACGAGTCGCTCAGTTACCAGCTAATTGTAGCCTGTTACAATTGAGGGAGGTCATTCGAAACCGTTTTCCAAAGACGAGGGCTTTACTCATCAAATACAGGGATAAAGAGGGGGACTTGGTTACAATCACAACGACGGAAGAGTTAAGGTGGGCTGAAGAATCTGCTGATCCACATGGTTCAGTCAGGCTGTACTTGGTGGAAGTAGATCCAGGGCTTGAGCCGGTGGTTGAAGAAGAGGGAAAAGCTTCAGAGGGGCGGGGGCTTGAGGTAAATCAGAACCATATTTCTGAAAATGGGAGCACTGTATTTGATGATGATAAGAGTTCTTCCACCTATATCGATCACTGGATTGTGCAGTTTGCTCGGCTTTTCAAGAATCATGTTGGTTTCGATTCTGATGCATACCTTTATCTACATGAGCTCGGGATGAAACTATATTCTGAGGCAATGGAAGATGCTGTCACAAGTGAAGAGGCACAGGAGATTTTTGATATTACTGCAGATAAGTTTCAGGAGATGGCTGCTCTGGCCTTGTTCAattggggaaatgttcatatgtCTCGAGCAAGGAAGAGGTTGTTCTTATCGGAAGATGCTTCCAGAGCAACAATGCTAGCACAGATCAAATCTGCATATGAGTGGGCGAAGGCAGAATACATTAAGGCGGGAAAGAGATATGAAGAAGCCCTGAAAATCAAAACC GACTTCTATGAAGGCCTTCTGGCTCTGGGGCAGCAGCAATTTGAGCAGGCTAAGCTTTCCTGGTATTATGCTATTGGAAGCAAAGTAGATCTGGACACATGGCCTTCATCTGAAGTTTTGGAGTTGTTTAATAGTGCTGAGGAAAACATGGAGAAGGGAACAGAGATGTGGGAAGAGATGGAGGAACAACGCCTGATGGAGCTCCGTAAACCTACTAAGGATAAGACCCTGCTGCAGAAGATGGGTTTGGATAAGCTTTTTAAAGAACTATCAACAGATGAAGCTGCAGAGCAGGCGACTAGTATGAGGTCTCAAATAAACCTTTTGTGGGGTACTATGCTTTATGAACGCTCAGTTGTGGAATTCAAGTTAGGTTTTCCTATTTGGGAAGAATGTTTGGTGGCGGCTGTTGAGAAGTTCAAACTTGCTGGAGCTTCACCATCAGACATTGCAGTTATGGTAAAAAACCATTGCTCTAATGAGACTGCTCAAGAAG GACTAGGATTCAAGATTGATGAGATAGTTCAGGCTTGGAATGATATGTATGATGCT AAAAGGTGGATAAGTGGTGTTCCATCCTTCCGTCTTGAGCCATTATTTCAG CGGAGGGTTCCGAGATTGCATGGTATATTGGAGCATATAATCTATCATAAATCATTTCCAGCAGCAAGAGATCACATTTACGGGCATAAACAAGAACAGCAAGGATAA